A single region of the Drosophila miranda strain MSH22 chromosome 2, D.miranda_PacBio2.1, whole genome shotgun sequence genome encodes:
- the LOC117187356 gene encoding zinc finger protein 2-like isoform X1, whose protein sequence is MHLSSIRSLRRHQQEHIPLAAFEGPRSFSNMNELREPRVKHSDNGLFKCQECNAVFIDILFLQIHSKEHAGEQGQLERSRGATLFRAKKQVDSDSKKSVLEMFSCHDANSRSKSPTMLKKMKLTNPDPAISSPTKKSCMTQSLPIRQENTCQQCGKKFTYKQALTRHMRVHTGERPFECTYCEKKYSRKAQLDEHTATHTGDRPFKCLVCEKKFIRKIHLAEHTRIHTGDRPYECLTCGQTFPRKYTLHKHNRIHTGDHPSDCPKKKEKSFDESYKLEIHER, encoded by the exons ATGCATTTGTCATCCATTCGTAGTCTAAGGAGACATCAACAAGAGCACATTCCACTGGCAGCCTTTGAGGGCCCGCGATCATTCTCGAACATGAATGAGCTGAGGGAGCCGCGTGTCAAGCACAGCGACAATGGCCTGTTTAAGTGCCAAGAATGCAATGCAGTATTCATCGACATCCTTTTTCTGCAGATCCACAGTAAAGAGCATGCTGGTGAGCAAGGGCAACTGGAGCGTAGCCGAGGAGCCACACTCTTTAGGGCTAAGAAACAGGTCGACTCCGACTCGAAGAAGAGTGTTTTAGAAATGTTTTCCTGCCATGACGCTAATAGTCGCTCAAAGAGTCCAACAATGCTAAAGAA GATGAAGCTCACCAACCCCGACCCTGCTATATCAAGCCCCACAAAGAAGAGCTGCATGACCCAATCCTTGCCAAT AAGACAGGAAAATACATGCCAGCAGTGCGGTAAGAAATTTACCTATAAACAAGCCCTGACTAGGCACATGCGTGTTCACACTGGCGAGCGTCCTTTCGAATGCACGTATTGCGAGAAGAAATATTCGCGCAAGGCTCAGCTAGATGAGCACACTGCTACCCACACTGGCGACCGTCCTTTCAAGTGCTTGGTTTGCGAGAAGAAATTTATTCGCAAGATACACCTAGCTGAGCACACTCGTATTCACACTGGCGACCGTCCTTACGAGTGCTTGACTTGCGGCCAGACTTTTCCGCGCAAGTATACCCTGCATAAGCACAATCGTATCCACACTGGTGATCACCCTTCCGATTGCCccaagaaaaaggaaaaaagcTTTGACGAAAGTTATAAACTGGAGATACACGAAAGATAG
- the LOC117187353 gene encoding 39S ribosomal protein L19, mitochondrial-like: protein MNSARAMSKVWAQQSAFNRIVTFSTKATQHAAAAVSSAGAEPPGEEKTSATPPAAAQPPTPTPTPVRKPIVPSNYRFIYPEFLPDPKVEWRNPIREKLERLDMLDRRRQIDLPEFYVGSIMAVTSSDPHAAGKTSRFVGICINRDRCGLRARFVLRNVIDHQGMEVVYELYDPTIQKVEVLRLEKRLDDNLFYLRDALPEFSTFDENMETEHLEEGAPVPVNDIKVVLRPRPWLERWERQNLRGVANIDQYIKDKHRKSAEKVQKPWEKYDLMKQYRSTIPEEEQKEVFAEVHTELHSLELQRKRNKRKRTFAKPKQLA, encoded by the exons atgaACAGCGCCAGGGCTATGAGCAAAGTATGGGCACAGCAGTCGGCCTTCAATCGAATCG TCACATTTTCCACGAAAGCCACGCAacatgccgccgccgctgtcTCATCGGCAGGCGCCGAACCGCCAGGAGAAGAGAAAACTAGCGCGACTCCTCCCGCTGCAGCTCAGCCAcctacacccacacccacgccAGTGCGAAAACCCATTGTACCCTCGAACTATCGGTTCATTTATCCCGAATTCCTGCCCGACCCCAAAGTAGAGTGGCGCAATCCGATCCGTGAGAAGCTGGAACGTTTAGATATGCTGGACCGGCGGCGTCAAATTGATCTGCCCGAGTTTTATGTGGGCTCTATAATGGCGGTAACCAGCTCCGATCCCCATGCTGCGGGCAAGACAAGTCGCTTTGTCGGGATTTGCATAAATCGTGACCGTTGTGGTCTCCGCGCTCGCTTCGTACTACGGAACGTGATTGATCACCAGGGCATGGAGGTGGTCTACGAACTATACGATCCCACCATTCAAAAGGTCGAAGTGCTACGTCTCGAGAAGCGGCTGGATGACAACCTGTTTTACCTCCGTGACGCTCTGCCGGAGTTCAGCACGTTTGATGAGAACATGGAAACCGAACATCTAGAAGAGGGCGCTCCAGTGCCGGTAAATGATATCAAAGTTGTACTCCGTCCGCGGCCCTGGTTGGAGCGTTGGGAGCGCCAAAATCTACGCGGTGTGGCGAATATTGATCAGTATATTAAGGACAAGCACCGCAAATCGGCGGAAAAGGTGCAAAAGCCTTGGGAGAAGTACGATCTGATGAAGCAATATCGCTCCACCATACCCGAGGAAGAGCAGAAGGAGGTCTTCGCCGAGGTCCACACGGAACTGCACAGCCTGGAGCTGCAGCGCAAACGCAATAAGCGGAAGCGCACCTTTGCGAAGCCCAAACAGCTTGCTTAA
- the LOC117187356 gene encoding zinc finger protein 2-like isoform X2, with the protein MHLSSIRSLRRHQQEHIPLAAFEGPRSFSNMNELREPRVKHSDNGLFKCQECNAVFIDILFLQIHSKEHAGEQGQLERSRGATLFRAKKQVDSDSKKSVLEMFSCHDANSRSKSPTMLKKMKLTNPDPAISSPTKKSCMTQSLPIKQENTCQQCGKKFTYKQALTRHMRVHTGERPFECTYCEKKYSRKAQLDEHTATHTGDRPFKCLVCEKKFIRKIHLAEHTRIHTGDRPYECLTCGQTFPRKYTLLKHNRIHTGDHPSDCPKKKEKSFDESYKLEIHER; encoded by the exons ATGCATTTGTCATCCATTCGTAGTCTAAGGAGACATCAACAAGAGCACATTCCACTGGCAGCCTTTGAGGGCCCGCGATCATTCTCGAACATGAATGAGCTGAGGGAGCCGCGTGTCAAGCACAGCGACAATGGCCTGTTTAAGTGCCAAGAATGCAATGCAGTATTCATCGACATCCTTTTTCTGCAGATCCACAGTAAAGAGCATGCTGGTGAGCAAGGGCAACTGGAGCGTAGCCGAGGAGCCACACTCTTTAGGGCTAAGAAACAGGTCGACTCCGACTCGAAGAAGAGTGTTTTAGAAATGTTTTCCTGCCATGACGCTAATAGTCGCTCAAAGAGTCCAACAATGCTAAAGAA GATGAAGCTCACCAACCCCGACCCTGCTATATCAAGCCCCACAAAGAAGAGCTGCATGACCCAATCCTTGCCAAT AAAACAGGAAAATACATGCCAGCAGTGCGGTAAGAAATTTACCTATAAACAAGCCCTGACTAGGCACATGCGTGTTCACACTGGCGAGCGTCCTTTCGAATGCACGTATTGCGAGAAGAAATATTCGCGCAAGGCTCAGCTAGATGAGCACACTGCTACCCACACTGGCGACCGTCCTTTCAAGTGCTTGGTTTGCGAGAAGAAATTTATTCGCAAGATACACCTAGCCGAGCACACTCGTATTCACACTGGCGACCGTCCTTACGAGTGCTTGACTTGCGGCCAGACTTTTCCGCGCAAGTATACCCTGCTTAAGCACAATCGTATCCACACTGGTGATCACCCTTCCGATTGCCccaagaaaaaggaaaaaagcTTTGACGAAAGTTATAAACTGGAGATACACGAAAGATAG
- the LOC108154854 gene encoding LOW QUALITY PROTEIN: 39S ribosomal protein L19, mitochondrial (The sequence of the model RefSeq protein was modified relative to this genomic sequence to represent the inferred CDS: inserted 1 base in 1 codon) — protein sequence MNSARAMSKVWAQQSAFNRIVTFSTKATQHAAAAVSSAGAEPPGEEKTSATPAAAQPPTPTPTPVRKPIVPSNYRFIYPEFLPDPKVEWRNPIREKLERLDMLDRRRQIDLPEFYVGSIMAVTSSDPHAAGKTSRFVGICINRDRCGLRARFVLRNVIDHQGMEVVYELYDPTIQKVEVLRLEKRLDDNLFYLRDALPEFSTFDEKMETEHLEEGAPVPVNDIKVVLRPRPWLERWERXNLRGVANIDQYIKDKHRKSAEKVQKPWEKYDLMKQYRSTIPEEEQKEVFGEVHTELHSLELQRKRNKRKRTFAKPKQLA from the exons atgaACAGCGCCAGGGCTATGAGCAAAGTATGGGCACAGCAGTCGGCCTTCAATCGAATCG TCACATTTTCCACGAAAGCCACGCAacatgccgccgccgctgtcTCATCGGCAGGCGCCGAACCGCCAGGAGAAGAGAAAACTAGCGCGACTCCCGCTGCAGCTCAGCCAcctacacccacacccacgccAGTGCGAAAACCCATTGTACCCTCGAACTATCGGTTCATTTATCCCGAATTCCTGCCCGACCCCAAAGTAGAGTGGCGCAATCCGATCCGTGAGAAGCTGGAACGTTTAGATATGCTGGACCGGCGGCGTCAAATTGATCTGCCCGAGTTTTATGTGGGCTCTATAATGGCGGTAACCAGCTCCGATCCCCATGCTGCGGGCAAGACAAGTCGCTTTGTCGGGATTTGCATAAATCGTGACCGTTGTGGTCTCCGCGCTCGCTTCGTACTACGGAACGTGATTGATCACCAGGGCATGGAGGTGGTCTACGAACTATACGATCCCACCATTCAAAAGGTCGAAGTGCTACGTCTCGAGAAGCGGCTGGATGACAACCTGTTTTACCTCCGTGACGCTCTGCCGGAGTTCAGCACGTTTGATGAGAAGATGGAAACCGAACATCTAGAAGAGGGCGCTCCAGTGCCGGTAAATGATATCAAAGTTGTACTCCGTCCGCGGCCCTGGTTGGAGCGTTGGGAGC CAAATCTACGCGGTGTGGCGAATATTGATCAGTATATTAAGGACAAGCACCGCAAATCGGCGGAGAAGGTGCAAAAGCCTTGGGAGAAGTACGATCTGATGAAGCAATATCGCTCCACCATACCCGAGGAAGAGCAGAAGGAGGTCTTCGGCGAGGTCCACACGGAACTGCACAGCCTGGAGCTGCAGCGCAAACGCAATAAGCGGAAGCGCACCTTTGCGAAGCCCAAACAGCTTGCTTAA
- the LOC108154856 gene encoding protein unc-50 homolog: MSQYSHAKYTTSPTPSVVSGFSSASRLHSHLPPPVNHRKDCLSATTKSYKYLRRLLKFNQMDFEFALWQMIYLLIAPQKVYRNFNYRKQTKSQFARDDPAFLVLLIVCLCVTSLGFAYVLGLSLLQSIGFIFYVIFVDCLLAGVIIASFFWAITNRYLRTNSLEPDIEWGYAFDVHLNAFFPPLMLLHCIQLFFYNWLISHTWFISRFLGNTFWLFGMSYYVYITFLGYNCIPHLKNTRLILIALPIIFLLYLVVTIIGWNATISFVNFYKYRVY; encoded by the exons atgAGCCAATATAGCCACGCTAAGTATACAACATCGCCGACACCATCCGTGGTGTCCGGCTTCTCGAGTGCTTCGCGGCTCCACTCGCACCTACCGCCCCCGGTGAACCATCGGAAGGATTGCCTGTCAGCGACCACAAAGAGCTACAAATATCTGCGACGTCTGCTCAAATTCAATCAAATGGACTTCGAATTTGCCCTGTGGCAAATGATCTATCTTCTAATAGCACCGCAGAAGGTGTATAGAAACTTTAACTACAGAAAACAAACCAAATCACAATTCGCCCGCGACGATCCGGCATTTCTGGTGCTCTTGATTGTCTGTCTATGTG TGACCTCTCTGGGATTTGCCTATGTCTTGGGCTTGAGCCTCTTGCAAAGCATCGGCTTTATCTTCTATGTGATTTTTGTTGACTGTCTTCTTGCTGGAGTTATTATTGCATCATTCTTCTGGGCGATTACAAATCGCTACTTGCGCACCAACAGCCTGGAGCCGGACATTGAGTGGGGCTATGCCTTCGATGTGCACTTGAATGCCTTTTTTCCGCCTCTTATGCTGCTTCACTGCATCCAGCTTTTCTTCTACAACTGGCTTATTAGTCATACGTGGTTCATATCGCGGTTTCTGGGCAACACTTTCTGGCTTTTCGGCATGAGCTACTATGTATATATCACCTTCCTGGGCTACAACT GCATTCCCCATCTAAAGAACACCCGTCTCATACTCATTGCTCTGCCCATTATTTTCCTATTGTATCTGGTCGTTACAATCATTGGCTGGAATGCCACGATATCCTTTGTCAACTTCTACAAGTATCGCGTTTATTAA
- the LOC117187356 gene encoding gastrula zinc finger protein XlCGF52.1-like isoform X4 codes for MLKKMELTDHDPAISSPTKKSCMTQSLPIKQENTCQQCGKKFTYKQALTRHMRVHTGERPFECTYCEKKYSRKAQLDEHTATHTGDRPFKCLVCEKKFIRKIHLAEHTRIHTGDRPYECLTCGQTFPRKYTLLKHNRIHTGDHPSDCPKKKEKSFDESYKLEIHER; via the exons ATGCTAAAGAA GATGGAGCTCACCGACCACGACCCTGCTATATCAAGCCCCACAAAGAAGAGCTGCATGACCCAATCCTTGCCAAT AAAACAGGAAAATACATGCCAGCAGTGCGGTAAGAAATTTACCTATAAACAAGCCCTGACTAGGCACATGCGTGTTCACACTGGCGAGCGTCCTTTCGAATGCACGTATTGCGAGAAGAAATATTCGCGCAAGGCTCAGCTAGATGAGCACACTGCTACCCACACTGGCGACCGTCCTTTCAAGTGCTTGGTTTGCGAGAAGAAATTTATTCGCAAGATACACCTAGCCGAGCACACTCGTATTCACACTGGCGACCGTCCTTACGAGTGCTTGACTTGCGGCCAGACTTTTCCGCGCAAGTATACCCTGCTTAAGCACAATCGTATCCACACTGGTGATCACCCTTCCGATTGCCccaagaaaaaggaaaaaagcTTTGACGAAAGTTATAAACTGGAGATACACGAAAGATAG
- the LOC117187356 gene encoding zinc finger protein 658B-like isoform X3, with translation MHLSSIRSLRRHQQEHIPLAAFEGPRSFSNMNELREPRVKHSDNGLFKCQECNAVFIDILFLQIHSKEHAGEQGQLERSRGATLFRAKKQVDSDSKKSVLEMFSCHDANSRSKSPTMLKKMKLTNPDPAISSPTKKSCMTQSLPIQENTCQQCGKKFTYKQALTRHMRVHTGERPFECTYCEKKYSRKAQLDEHTATHTGDRPFKCLVCEKKFIRKIHLAEHTRIHTGDRPYECLTCGQTFPRKYTLHKHNRIHTGDHPSDCPKKKEKSFDESYKLEIHER, from the exons ATGCATTTGTCATCCATTCGTAGTCTAAGGAGACATCAACAAGAGCACATTCCACTGGCAGCCTTTGAGGGCCCGCGATCATTCTCGAACATGAATGAGCTGAGGGAGCCGCGTGTCAAGCACAGCGACAATGGCCTGTTTAAGTGCCAAGAATGCAATGCAGTATTCATCGACATCCTTTTTCTGCAGATCCACAGTAAAGAGCATGCTGGTGAGCAAGGGCAACTGGAGCGTAGCCGAGGAGCCACACTCTTTAGGGCTAAGAAACAGGTCGACTCCGACTCGAAGAAGAGTGTTTTAGAAATGTTTTCCTGCCATGACGCTAATAGTCGCTCAAAGAGTCCAACAATGCTAAAGAA GATGAAGCTCACCAACCCCGACCCTGCTATATCAAGCCCCACAAAGAAGAGCTGCATGACCCAATCCTTGCCAAT ACAGGAAAATACATGCCAGCAGTGCGGTAAGAAATTTACCTATAAACAAGCCCTGACTAGGCACATGCGTGTTCACACTGGCGAGCGTCCTTTCGAATGCACGTATTGCGAGAAGAAATATTCGCGCAAGGCTCAGCTAGATGAGCACACTGCTACCCACACTGGCGACCGTCCTTTCAAGTGCTTGGTTTGCGAGAAGAAATTTATTCGCAAGATACACCTAGCTGAGCACACTCGTATTCACACTGGCGACCGTCCTTACGAGTGCTTGACTTGCGGCCAGACTTTTCCGCGCAAGTATACCCTGCATAAGCACAATCGTATCCACACTGGTGATCACCCTTCCGATTGCCccaagaaaaaggaaaaaagcTTTGACGAAAGTTATAAACTGGAGATACACGAAAGATAG